A region of Marnyiella aurantia DNA encodes the following proteins:
- the lpxB gene encoding lipid-A-disaccharide synthase: MKYYIIAGEASGDLHASNLMKSILKKDPEAEFRFWGGDLMMQVADSAPVKHYKDLAFMGFLEVAKNLRTIFKNLAFCKSDISQYKPDKLILVDYPGFNLRIAEFAKTSGLEVIYYISPQLWAWKEGRVSKIKKFVDEMLVILPFEKDFYKGHGVKAHFVGHPLLDALSDLPSLDQAQFRTEKGLDQREIIALLPGSREQEVTKMLQLMLSVRPHFPEYQFVIAGAPSLPKSFYEKFVEKDVHFVSNETYNLLRCSRAALVTSGTATLETALLNIPEVVCYRSSRISYEIGKRVIKNIKYISLVNLIMDREVVKELIQQELNTDNLVEELGRILNGSTREKMLKDYSTLREKLGGKGASDLAANIITGN, encoded by the coding sequence GTGAAGTACTACATCATTGCAGGGGAAGCCTCCGGAGACCTGCACGCCTCCAACCTCATGAAATCTATACTTAAAAAAGATCCTGAGGCAGAGTTCCGTTTTTGGGGCGGCGACCTGATGATGCAGGTAGCGGATAGTGCACCTGTAAAGCATTATAAAGACCTGGCCTTTATGGGCTTTCTGGAAGTGGCAAAAAACCTGCGAACCATCTTTAAAAACCTGGCCTTCTGCAAAAGCGATATTTCACAGTATAAACCGGACAAACTGATCCTTGTAGATTATCCCGGGTTCAATCTTAGGATTGCAGAATTTGCCAAAACCTCCGGACTGGAAGTCATCTATTACATTTCCCCACAGCTCTGGGCATGGAAAGAAGGCCGCGTATCCAAAATAAAGAAGTTTGTAGACGAGATGCTTGTCATCCTGCCATTTGAAAAAGACTTTTATAAAGGTCATGGCGTTAAGGCACATTTTGTAGGTCACCCACTGCTGGATGCGCTGTCGGATCTTCCTTCCCTGGATCAGGCGCAGTTCCGTACCGAAAAAGGACTGGACCAGCGGGAAATCATTGCACTTCTGCCGGGTTCGCGTGAGCAGGAAGTGACTAAAATGCTTCAACTCATGCTCTCTGTAAGGCCGCATTTCCCGGAGTATCAGTTCGTGATCGCTGGTGCGCCAAGTCTGCCAAAGAGTTTTTATGAGAAATTCGTTGAAAAAGACGTGCATTTCGTTTCCAATGAAACCTATAATCTGCTGCGTTGCTCACGTGCGGCTCTTGTAACATCCGGAACCGCAACGCTGGAGACCGCCTTGCTTAATATTCCCGAAGTTGTATGTTACCGTAGCTCCAGAATTTCCTATGAGATCGGAAAGCGCGTCATCAAAAATATTAAATACATATCGCTGGTCAACCTGATCATGGACCGCGAGGTTGTGAAGGAGCTTATCCAGCAGGAGCTCAACACGGATAATCTTGTTGAGGAATTAGGGAGGATACTGAATGGCAGCACACGCGAAAAGATGCTCAAAGACTACAGCACTCTCCGCGAAAAACTTGGCGGAAAAGGCGCGAGCGATCTGGCTGCCAATATCATTACCGGAAATTAG
- a CDS encoding succinate dehydrogenase/fumarate reductase iron-sulfur subunit — protein sequence MSAKKGLNLTLKIWRQKNNKSKGQFETYKISDVSTDSSFLEMLDMLNENLINEGKDPIAFDHDCREGICGMCSLYINGRSHGPDTGITTCQLHMRMFKDGETIHIEPWRSAAFPVIKDLVVDRSAFDRIMAAGGFISVNTSGNTLDANAIPVPKEDADKAMDAAACISCGACVATCKNGSAMLFVGAKVSQYALLPQGRVEAKRRVLNMVKAMDEEGFGNCSNIGACEVECPKGISLETIARMNREYMSANLDRG from the coding sequence ATGAGTGCAAAAAAAGGATTAAACCTGACTCTGAAAATTTGGAGACAGAAAAACAATAAATCAAAAGGGCAGTTTGAAACGTATAAGATTTCAGATGTATCCACAGATTCTTCATTCCTGGAAATGCTGGATATGCTCAATGAGAACCTGATTAACGAAGGAAAAGACCCGATCGCTTTCGACCATGACTGTCGCGAGGGAATCTGCGGGATGTGCTCCTTATACATAAACGGAAGGTCACACGGTCCCGATACTGGAATCACGACCTGCCAGCTTCACATGAGGATGTTCAAGGATGGCGAGACCATTCATATTGAGCCCTGGAGAAGTGCCGCCTTCCCTGTAATCAAGGATTTAGTGGTGGACAGAAGCGCATTCGACAGGATTATGGCTGCGGGCGGATTTATCTCCGTTAATACTTCCGGAAATACCCTTGATGCCAACGCAATTCCGGTACCTAAGGAAGATGCTGACAAGGCCATGGATGCTGCAGCATGTATCTCCTGTGGGGCATGTGTGGCTACATGTAAGAACGGATCAGCTATGCTGTTCGTAGGTGCCAAGGTTTCTCAGTATGCGCTGTTGCCGCAAGGCCGTGTAGAAGCGAAAAGAAGGGTGCTGAACATGGTGAAAGCGATGGACGAAGAAGGATTTGGTAACTGTTCCAACATCGGTGCCTGTGAGGTAGAATGTCCTAAAGGAATTTCCCTTGAAACTATCGCCAGAATGAACCGCGAGTATATGTCGGCCAA
- a CDS encoding DUF2480 family protein: MAEDFQIKNKVADSGLINFDIASLVPKGQRIGVDLSSFLFEGIILKEKDFRDKVAALDPEQFRDAYVYIYNSAEAIVPLWAYFLITARITEAARKVVYGSREDLEVLLMHNAIQTYDFSELMHKRVLVKGCSEVQIPENAYIELVEQLKPLVKSLMFGEACSNVPIFKN, translated from the coding sequence ATGGCAGAAGATTTTCAGATAAAAAATAAAGTGGCCGACAGTGGGCTGATTAACTTTGATATTGCTTCGCTGGTACCGAAAGGACAGCGTATCGGTGTGGACCTCAGTTCATTTCTATTCGAAGGAATCATCCTGAAGGAAAAGGATTTTCGCGATAAAGTAGCTGCGCTGGATCCGGAACAGTTTCGGGATGCTTATGTATATATCTATAACTCCGCAGAAGCTATAGTTCCTCTTTGGGCTTATTTCCTGATTACTGCGCGGATTACTGAAGCAGCCAGAAAGGTGGTTTACGGCAGCCGCGAAGACCTGGAGGTATTACTTATGCATAATGCAATACAGACCTATGATTTTAGTGAACTGATGCATAAACGAGTGTTAGTGAAAGGTTGCTCCGAGGTCCAGATACCAGAAAATGCATATATCGAACTGGTGGAGCAGCTTAAGCCTCTGGTGAAATCGTTGATGTTCGGTGAAGCCTGCTCCAATGTTCCTATTTTCAAAAACTGA
- a CDS encoding succinate dehydrogenase cytochrome b subunit, whose amino-acid sequence MAGLTSSTIGRKYAMALSAMFLLIFLIMHLTVNFLSVLGPDAFNTASDFMGYNPLIQFIMQPVLGFAVIFHFVMGFILEIRNRNARPTKYAVNNGAANSTWTSRNMIISGLVVLAFLGLHMYDFWWHEINFKYIERNEVDNLRYWGELHERFANPVRVIFYIIAFILLGLHLAHGFQSSFQSVGARHPKYTPVIKAIGKWYSILIPAGFIIIAVYHYITQ is encoded by the coding sequence ATGGCAGGATTAACAAGTTCTACTATCGGTAGGAAGTACGCAATGGCATTGTCAGCAATGTTCTTGCTGATTTTCCTTATTATGCACCTCACGGTGAATTTTCTTTCCGTTTTAGGTCCCGATGCGTTCAATACGGCGTCAGATTTTATGGGCTACAATCCCTTAATACAGTTTATTATGCAGCCTGTGCTGGGTTTTGCAGTAATCTTTCATTTCGTTATGGGTTTTATCCTTGAAATCAGAAACCGTAATGCCAGACCTACAAAATATGCAGTTAATAACGGTGCAGCTAATTCCACCTGGACATCACGTAATATGATTATCTCGGGGCTGGTAGTACTGGCATTCCTGGGACTTCACATGTATGATTTCTGGTGGCACGAGATTAATTTCAAGTATATTGAACGTAATGAGGTAGATAATCTGAGATATTGGGGCGAGCTTCACGAGCGTTTCGCAAATCCGGTAAGAGTAATTTTCTACATTATTGCTTTTATACTGTTGGGTCTGCACCTGGCACACGGGTTCCAGTCATCTTTCCAGTCGGTAGGTGCCAGACATCCAAAATACACGCCGGTGATCAAAGCAATCGGGAAATGGTATTCCATCCTGATCCCAGCCGGTTTCATCATTATCGCAGTATATCATTATATCACTCAATAA
- a CDS encoding protein O-mannosyl-transferase family, producing the protein MRAKELGYPVILFLGFFLLYYAGSFSKIPFGDCIGFVADTEKGAFVLSTSTYAHFLFTNTLVLFKTLLPFVSSPEIGRFTVIISSCICLLVLYRTVLEVTEHRFSAVFSTIIFGLSFTFWRNSEIIEIYTFNLIWISLFLMFSLRFLLERKSRNLALACLFLGISVFSHIQNILMVPALLLLIFYAEDRKKAAASLSVFIFFLLLLIAVPLLTDQPVSKVFSAGTVLDSLSFEGIVKGFAVAVGYLVYNFWYFTFFAITGILGLFRTNKRVLLFLGVAGLPVFGFAGIFGVSDNYVFFLPFNCIIAVLFGLGISRLWQNNMARYAVLTAFLIPFFYFASFRMAGSTAQGLGLHSQKAYKGGLSYYLLPWMNNNVGILQFVLEGRESPDPMQWMEKSAREFIRLKKEKGYSEEQLKKL; encoded by the coding sequence GTGCGTGCTAAAGAATTGGGTTATCCTGTTATCCTGTTTTTGGGTTTCTTTCTGCTTTATTATGCGGGAAGTTTTTCTAAAATTCCGTTTGGCGACTGTATAGGTTTTGTTGCAGATACTGAAAAGGGTGCCTTTGTACTTTCCACCTCCACCTACGCACATTTTCTGTTTACCAATACACTCGTTCTTTTCAAGACGCTCTTACCCTTCGTGAGCAGTCCGGAGATTGGCCGCTTCACAGTTATAATCTCATCCTGTATATGCCTGCTGGTACTTTACAGGACTGTTTTGGAAGTTACGGAGCACCGCTTTTCAGCAGTTTTCAGTACAATTATATTTGGCTTAAGTTTTACCTTTTGGCGAAATTCCGAAATCATTGAAATCTATACCTTCAACCTGATTTGGATCTCGCTGTTCCTGATGTTTTCGCTCAGATTCCTCTTGGAAAGAAAAAGCCGAAACTTGGCCCTGGCTTGTTTGTTTCTGGGGATAAGTGTTTTTAGCCATATTCAGAATATATTAATGGTGCCGGCGCTGTTGCTGCTTATTTTTTATGCGGAGGACAGAAAAAAAGCTGCTGCTTCCCTGTCAGTATTTATTTTCTTTTTGCTCTTACTTATTGCAGTTCCACTGCTAACTGATCAGCCAGTGTCAAAGGTTTTTTCGGCAGGTACTGTACTGGATTCTCTGAGTTTTGAAGGGATTGTAAAAGGTTTTGCAGTTGCAGTTGGTTACCTGGTGTACAATTTCTGGTATTTTACTTTTTTCGCTATAACGGGTATATTAGGACTGTTCCGGACTAATAAGCGCGTGCTTCTTTTCCTGGGTGTAGCAGGCCTTCCCGTATTTGGTTTCGCCGGCATTTTTGGAGTTTCAGACAATTATGTATTTTTTCTTCCATTCAATTGCATCATCGCGGTCCTGTTCGGCCTGGGGATTTCCCGTTTATGGCAAAATAATATGGCGCGATATGCTGTATTAACTGCCTTTCTAATCCCATTCTTTTATTTTGCTTCATTTAGAATGGCAGGTAGTACTGCCCAAGGTTTGGGGCTTCATTCGCAGAAAGCGTACAAAGGCGGCCTGTCCTACTATCTTCTGCCGTGGATGAATAATAATGTCGGAATCCTGCAATTTGTCCTGGAAGGTAGGGAATCACCGGACCCAATGCAATGGATGGAGAAGAGTGCACGCGAATTTATTCGGCTTAAAAAAGAAAAAGGATATTCTGAAGAACAGTTAAAGAAATTATAA
- the aspS gene encoding aspartate--tRNA ligase: MFRTHTNGELSLSNLNDNVTLSGWVQTIRDKGFMIWIDLRDRYGITQLVFDEDRSSAELLQDAKKLGREFVIQVSGKVIERTSKNPKIPTGDVEILVEKLTVLNAAELPPFTIEDETDGGEELRMKYRYLDIRRNPVRDKLIFRHKMAQKVRNYLSDQNFIEVETPVLIKSTPEGARDFVVPSRMNPGQFYALPQSPQTFKQLLMIGGMDRYFQIVKCFRDEDLRADRQPEFTQIDCEMAFVEQQDVLEIFEGMTATLIKDITGNELGTFPRMTYDEAMKTYGNDKPDIRFGMKFVEVNDLVKGKDFKIFDEAELVVGINVEDCADYTRKQIDELIEWVKRPQIGASGMVWIKFQTDGTITSSVNKFYNEVDLNKITEEFGANAGDLIFLMSGTENKVRTQLSALRMEVGNRLGLRDPKEFAPLWVVDFPLLEWDEESGRYHAMHHPFTSPKPEDIALLQTDPGKARANAYDLVLNGNEIGGGSVRIFDKDLQSRMFDLLGFTKEEAEAQFGFLMNAFKYGAPPHAGLAFGFDRLVAILDGNEVIRDYIAFPKNNSGRDVMIDAPSAIADEQLTELSLKVNAPSEK, translated from the coding sequence ATGTTTAGAACGCACACCAATGGCGAACTCTCGCTTAGTAATCTCAATGATAATGTTACACTTTCCGGCTGGGTTCAGACCATCCGCGACAAAGGATTCATGATATGGATTGACCTGCGTGACCGTTACGGAATTACACAGTTGGTGTTTGATGAGGACAGGTCTTCAGCAGAACTTTTGCAGGATGCCAAAAAACTGGGTCGGGAATTTGTGATTCAGGTTTCCGGTAAAGTAATCGAGAGAACCTCCAAAAACCCAAAAATCCCAACAGGGGATGTGGAGATATTGGTTGAGAAACTTACCGTTCTTAATGCTGCAGAGCTGCCGCCATTTACTATTGAAGATGAAACCGACGGCGGCGAGGAACTCCGTATGAAGTACCGTTATCTGGATATCCGTAGAAATCCGGTACGCGACAAGCTTATTTTTCGCCACAAGATGGCGCAGAAGGTTCGCAACTATCTTTCTGACCAGAACTTTATTGAGGTTGAAACCCCCGTTCTTATCAAATCGACACCGGAAGGTGCCAGGGACTTTGTAGTGCCAAGCCGAATGAATCCGGGACAGTTCTATGCCCTGCCGCAGTCGCCGCAAACTTTCAAGCAGCTGCTGATGATCGGTGGTATGGACCGTTATTTCCAGATCGTAAAGTGTTTCAGGGACGAGGATCTTCGTGCCGACCGCCAGCCGGAATTCACCCAGATCGACTGCGAAATGGCTTTTGTGGAGCAGCAGGATGTGCTGGAAATCTTTGAAGGGATGACGGCAACTTTAATTAAGGATATCACCGGAAACGAATTGGGAACATTCCCGAGGATGACGTACGATGAAGCCATGAAAACCTACGGAAACGATAAACCGGACATTAGGTTCGGGATGAAGTTCGTGGAGGTAAACGACCTGGTGAAAGGCAAGGATTTCAAGATTTTTGATGAAGCCGAACTTGTGGTCGGAATTAATGTAGAAGACTGCGCCGACTATACCCGTAAACAGATAGACGAACTCATCGAGTGGGTAAAAAGGCCGCAAATTGGTGCTTCCGGGATGGTGTGGATTAAATTCCAGACCGACGGGACCATCACTTCTTCTGTAAATAAATTCTACAATGAAGTAGACTTAAATAAGATAACAGAAGAATTCGGGGCCAATGCAGGAGATTTAATTTTCCTGATGTCCGGAACCGAAAATAAAGTAAGGACCCAACTTTCGGCATTAAGGATGGAAGTGGGTAACCGTTTGGGTTTACGAGATCCAAAAGAATTTGCACCACTTTGGGTGGTGGATTTCCCGTTGCTGGAATGGGACGAGGAATCCGGGCGCTACCATGCAATGCATCATCCCTTTACTTCGCCGAAACCTGAAGATATTGCCTTGCTGCAAACCGATCCCGGAAAGGCCAGGGCAAACGCTTACGATTTGGTCCTGAATGGTAATGAAATTGGTGGCGGATCAGTGAGGATTTTCGATAAAGATCTGCAGTCCCGTATGTTCGACCTCTTGGGCTTTACCAAAGAAGAGGCGGAAGCGCAGTTCGGTTTCCTGATGAACGCCTTTAAATACGGAGCACCGCCACATGCCGGCCTTGCTTTCGGCTTCGACAGGCTGGTGGCTATTCTGGACGGCAATGAAGTCATCCGTGATTACATCGCTTTCCCGAAAAATAATTCAGGAAGGGACGTAATGATTGATGCGCCAAGTGCGATTGCAGATGAACAGCTTACTGAATTAAGTTTGAAGGTGAATGCTCCTTCAGAAAAATAG
- a CDS encoding DUF937 domain-containing protein, producing the protein MNLIDLITGNAGSQVASQAENKFGISKNQVIALMAVAAPLVISYLRKKSQDDPNEAEALNSALDKDHDGSILDNPSQVEDRQQEGGSILDHIFGGQKSQVENQLSQNTGISMDKIGPVLAMIAPLIMGFIGKEKQSSGVNSGGGLGDLLGGILGGAQNQAQAEPSNPLNDILGSVLGGGNSQSAGNPLNDILGSVLGGGGQQQQQQQGGLGGLLGSILGGGR; encoded by the coding sequence ATGAATTTAATTGATCTCATTACCGGAAATGCAGGCTCACAGGTAGCCTCACAGGCTGAAAATAAATTCGGCATCAGCAAAAATCAGGTAATTGCCCTGATGGCAGTGGCAGCACCACTTGTAATTTCTTACCTCAGAAAGAAATCTCAGGACGATCCTAATGAAGCTGAGGCACTGAACAGTGCACTGGACAAAGACCACGACGGCAGCATTCTGGATAATCCATCTCAGGTAGAAGACAGACAGCAGGAGGGTGGTTCTATACTGGATCACATCTTTGGCGGACAGAAATCACAGGTAGAAAATCAGCTTTCGCAAAATACAGGAATCTCCATGGATAAAATAGGTCCTGTACTTGCCATGATTGCCCCGCTGATTATGGGCTTCATTGGCAAAGAAAAACAATCGAGCGGCGTGAACTCCGGTGGAGGGCTTGGTGATTTGCTGGGTGGAATCCTGGGTGGTGCACAGAACCAGGCTCAGGCTGAACCTTCAAATCCGCTGAACGACATTTTAGGAAGTGTTCTGGGCGGAGGAAACTCCCAGTCTGCGGGTAACCCGCTGAATGATATTCTCGGCAGTGTACTTGGCGGCGGCGGACAGCAGCAACAGCAGCAGCAAGGTGGTTTAGGCGGCTTGCTGGGAAGCATATTGGGCGGCGGCAGATAA
- a CDS encoding fumarate reductase/succinate dehydrogenase flavoprotein subunit, producing the protein MSKLDSKIPHGPLAEKWTNHKNHMNLVAPNNRDKIDIIVVGTGLAGGSAAATLAEQGYNVKAFCYQDSPRRAHSIAAQGGINAAKNYQGDGDSTYRLFYDTIKGGDYRAREANVYRLAEVSASIIDQCVAQGVPFGRDYGGQLDNRSFGGVQVKRTFYAKGQTGQQLLLGAYSAMSRQIGKGRIKMYNRHEMLDLVLVDGKARGIIARNMVTGEIERHSAHAVVIASGGYGNVYFLSTNAMGSNVSAAWKIHKKGAYFANPCYVQIHPTCIPVHGTQQSKLTLMSESLRNSGRIWVPKKIEDAVAIREGKLRPENIKEEDRDYYLERRYPAFGNLVPRDVASRAAKERCDAGHGIEANDTKEGVFLDFSTEIMKKGKEAAIEKNITNPSEQQIYDLGKAWVEEKYGNLFVMYEKITADDPYVTPMKIYPAVHYTMGGVWVDYNLQSTIPGCFVIGEANFSDHGANRLGASALMQGLADGYFVLPYTIADYLSADIRTGAIPTNTADFDAAEKEIQDKINFFLNNKGSHSVDYFHKKLGHIMWNKVGMGRTPEGLREAITEIEEVRKEFWRDVRVPGTNEEMNPELEKAFRVADFLELGQLMAKDALERNESCGGHFRWDHATPDGEAERDDENYKYAACWEYQGADINQEVMHKEELVYENIEVKQRSYK; encoded by the coding sequence ATGAGCAAATTAGATTCAAAAATCCCACACGGGCCGTTAGCCGAAAAGTGGACCAACCATAAAAATCACATGAATCTTGTAGCGCCCAACAACCGCGACAAGATTGATATCATTGTAGTAGGTACAGGTTTGGCCGGAGGGTCAGCAGCCGCTACTTTGGCCGAGCAGGGTTATAATGTAAAGGCATTCTGCTATCAGGATTCACCGCGACGTGCACACTCCATTGCTGCACAGGGTGGTATCAATGCTGCTAAGAATTATCAGGGCGACGGTGACTCTACTTACCGTTTGTTTTACGATACCATAAAAGGGGGAGATTACCGTGCACGTGAGGCGAATGTTTACCGTCTTGCTGAGGTTTCTGCCAGCATCATCGACCAGTGTGTTGCACAGGGTGTTCCTTTCGGGCGCGATTACGGCGGCCAGCTGGACAACCGTTCTTTCGGTGGTGTACAGGTAAAGCGTACTTTCTACGCTAAAGGTCAGACCGGCCAGCAGTTGCTTTTGGGAGCCTATTCTGCTATGAGCCGTCAGATTGGTAAAGGCCGTATCAAGATGTACAACCGTCACGAAATGCTGGACCTTGTCCTTGTGGACGGAAAAGCCAGAGGTATCATTGCCAGAAATATGGTTACCGGAGAAATTGAAAGACATTCTGCACACGCAGTTGTAATTGCTTCCGGAGGTTACGGAAACGTTTATTTCCTTTCAACCAACGCGATGGGATCCAACGTATCTGCCGCTTGGAAAATTCATAAAAAAGGAGCCTATTTCGCAAACCCATGCTATGTTCAGATTCACCCTACGTGTATTCCTGTTCACGGAACTCAGCAGTCGAAACTGACACTGATGTCTGAATCACTTAGGAATTCCGGGCGTATCTGGGTGCCTAAGAAAATTGAAGATGCCGTAGCGATCCGCGAAGGTAAACTGAGACCTGAAAACATTAAAGAAGAAGACCGCGATTATTATCTGGAAAGAAGATATCCGGCCTTCGGTAACCTGGTGCCGCGTGATGTGGCTTCCAGAGCGGCCAAAGAAAGATGTGATGCCGGTCACGGTATTGAAGCGAATGATACCAAAGAAGGTGTATTCCTGGATTTCTCCACAGAGATCATGAAGAAAGGTAAGGAAGCCGCCATCGAAAAAAATATCACAAACCCATCGGAACAGCAGATCTATGATCTGGGTAAGGCTTGGGTTGAGGAAAAATACGGTAACCTTTTTGTAATGTATGAGAAGATTACAGCCGATGATCCTTACGTGACACCAATGAAGATTTATCCTGCAGTACATTACACAATGGGTGGTGTTTGGGTAGATTACAACCTGCAGTCCACTATCCCCGGATGTTTTGTAATTGGCGAAGCCAACTTCTCCGACCACGGAGCCAACAGACTGGGAGCCTCTGCACTTATGCAGGGTCTGGCGGACGGTTATTTCGTATTGCCTTACACAATTGCAGATTACCTTTCAGCAGATATCCGTACGGGAGCTATCCCGACCAATACAGCAGATTTTGATGCAGCCGAAAAGGAAATTCAGGATAAGATCAACTTCTTCCTGAACAATAAAGGTAGCCATTCAGTAGATTACTTCCACAAAAAGCTGGGTCACATTATGTGGAATAAAGTCGGTATGGGAAGAACTCCTGAAGGTCTTAGAGAAGCCATTACAGAAATCGAAGAAGTTCGCAAGGAGTTCTGGAGAGATGTTAGGGTACCCGGAACCAATGAGGAGATGAACCCTGAACTGGAAAAGGCTTTCCGCGTAGCGGATTTCCTTGAACTTGGACAGCTTATGGCCAAAGACGCTCTGGAAAGAAACGAGTCCTGTGGTGGACATTTCCGCTGGGATCATGCGACTCCGGACGGAGAAGCCGAGCGGGACGACGAAAACTATAAGTATGCCGCCTGTTGGGAATACCAGGGCGCGGACATCAACCAGGAGGTTATGCACAAAGAGGAACTTGTGTACGAGAACATCGAGGTGAAACAGAGAAGTTACAAGTAA
- a CDS encoding thermonuclease family protein: MKKIIPSLLLVLYPFLLFAQTYTGKITAVKDGDTVVMLIKNKPQTIRLAHIDTPEKKQPYGTKAKQFVSDFCFGKTVKIVIANKPDRNGRWIAELYHGNRNLNKELVRSGLAWHYKQFSKNDNYAALELNARRKKVGLWQDITPVAPWEWRKMKKARTVKASN, translated from the coding sequence ATGAAAAAAATAATTCCGAGCCTGCTACTGGTTCTTTATCCATTTTTGCTTTTCGCACAGACATATACGGGAAAAATTACTGCCGTTAAAGATGGCGACACCGTGGTGATGCTTATTAAAAACAAGCCACAAACCATCCGGCTGGCTCATATAGACACACCCGAGAAAAAACAGCCTTACGGAACAAAGGCAAAACAGTTTGTTTCTGATTTCTGCTTCGGTAAAACCGTGAAAATTGTGATCGCCAATAAACCCGACCGGAATGGCAGATGGATTGCTGAACTGTATCACGGAAACAGGAATCTTAATAAGGAACTTGTACGCAGCGGACTGGCTTGGCACTACAAACAATTTTCTAAGAATGATAACTATGCCGCACTGGAACTTAATGCCCGTAGAAAGAAAGTCGGACTGTGGCAGGATATAACACCGGTTGCCCCTTGGGAATGGCGAAAGATGAAAAAAGCCAGGACAGTGAAAGCCTCCAACTAA